In the genome of Gloeotrichia echinulata CP02, one region contains:
- a CDS encoding tetratricopeptide repeat protein, translated as MRQLLKSVATVCALTLIASAPVFVAAKPASAVPTAVLTQVNEKDAEFYFNRGNERYQKEDYQGAIEDFNRALRINPNYAYAYAARAAARIKLGDEQGGIEDFQQAMRLNPKIAADILFAKGLDSYQKEDYKGAIKYLNQALQINPDLAEAYFVRGGVRLQLQDYQAAIQDLNQALRINPNLAEAYFVRGTARLQLEDYQAAIQDLNQALQIKPNLAEAYFVRGAARLQLQDYQAAIQDLNQALRINPNYAEAYFYRGIANAALEEREKAIADLETAAKLFQKQGNSLNAKNALDIIKQISSRDNLPLV; from the coding sequence ATGCGACAACTTCTTAAATCTGTAGCTACAGTTTGTGCTTTAACTCTAATTGCTAGCGCTCCGGTTTTTGTAGCAGCTAAACCTGCTAGCGCTGTACCTACAGCAGTGTTAACACAAGTGAATGAAAAGGATGCCGAATTCTATTTCAATCGCGGAAATGAGCGCTATCAAAAAGAAGATTATCAGGGCGCAATTGAGGATTTCAACAGAGCTTTGCGGATTAATCCCAATTATGCATATGCTTATGCAGCTAGGGCTGCGGCTCGTATTAAATTGGGAGACGAACAAGGAGGAATAGAAGATTTTCAGCAAGCCATGCGACTCAATCCCAAAATTGCTGCTGACATATTATTTGCTAAAGGACTTGATAGCTATCAAAAAGAAGACTATAAGGGGGCAATTAAGTATCTCAACCAAGCATTACAAATTAATCCTGACCTAGCTGAAGCCTACTTCGTCCGGGGTGGTGTTCGTTTACAATTACAAGATTATCAGGCAGCAATTCAGGATTTGAATCAAGCCCTGCGAATTAATCCTAACCTAGCTGAAGCCTACTTCGTCCGGGGTACTGCGCGTTTACAATTAGAAGATTATCAGGCAGCAATTCAAGATTTGAATCAAGCCCTGCAAATTAAACCTAACCTAGCTGAAGCCTACTTCGTCCGGGGTGCTGCGCGTTTACAATTACAAGATTATCAAGCAGCAATTCAAGATTTGAATCAAGCCCTGCGAATTAATCCTAACTATGCTGAAGCCTACTTTTACCGGGGTATTGCTAACGCTGCTTTGGAAGAAAGAGAAAAAGCCATCGCGGATTTGGAGACAGCAGCTAAACTATTTCAAAAACAAGGAAATTCACTGAACGCCAAAAACGCACTTGACATAATTAAACAAATCAGCAGTAGGGATAATTTACCTCTTGTTTAA
- a CDS encoding DICT sensory domain-containing protein, with protein sequence MNNFLAQDLSVYRLALGVPAPPQALRLRPATLLSLVRSQIDLLIEQQIAATLWVKLPPGKIWHSELVRYQSSMGSSGVIYTCQIAQSGSKGENGGGEEARGQKILPLSPSFSSFPSFPSVPVSPASFHLINLQLLPNSQLWREYFFIVLSPQFCSLILAHRPLKRRRKTQNFQRVNPKNTPPLLAITTVEGRIIERVLDGIKQARTPESFPMVSVADFIYPTAPQPALMNQLLAKQMQQQEEINHQIMTRRLAKFQQRNQKLHNQEVLKDEYLRNVCQELRTPLTHMKTALSLLNSPALKPPQRQRYLQMLKRECDRQSSLITGLLDLVYLEQNLAETPLELVRLSDIVPGVVSTYQPVAQEKGIMLGYTVPSELPFVRCVSGGLKLIVINLLHNSIKFTPNGGQVSVKARIQGVNVQLEFRDTGIGIAESEIPKIFDSFYRVRSGITEDSSGPGLGLTIVQQLLWRSGGSISVKSKLSEGSTFTVQLTTVSN encoded by the coding sequence ATGAATAATTTTCTGGCTCAGGATCTGTCTGTTTATCGCCTGGCTTTAGGTGTGCCAGCCCCTCCCCAAGCATTGCGTCTGAGACCTGCTACACTACTATCACTAGTAAGGTCACAAATTGACTTACTCATTGAACAGCAAATAGCAGCCACTTTATGGGTGAAGCTACCACCAGGAAAAATTTGGCACTCCGAATTAGTGCGTTATCAATCGTCTATGGGTTCATCTGGTGTCATCTATACTTGTCAAATTGCACAGAGTGGAAGCAAGGGTGAGAATGGGGGAGGTGAGGAAGCAAGGGGACAGAAAATACTTCCCCTATCTCCCTCATTTTCCTCATTTCCCTCATTTCCCTCAGTTCCCGTATCTCCCGCATCTTTCCATCTCATCAACTTGCAATTACTACCCAATAGCCAACTGTGGCGAGAATACTTTTTTATCGTATTGTCGCCCCAGTTTTGTAGTTTAATTTTGGCTCATCGACCGTTGAAACGACGACGCAAAACCCAGAATTTCCAGAGGGTAAACCCCAAAAATACCCCGCCTTTGTTGGCGATAACTACGGTTGAAGGCAGAATAATAGAACGAGTATTAGATGGTATTAAACAAGCTAGAACACCAGAATCATTTCCAATGGTATCGGTGGCTGATTTTATTTACCCTACAGCGCCACAACCAGCATTAATGAATCAGCTATTGGCAAAACAAATGCAGCAACAGGAGGAAATTAATCATCAAATTATGACACGGCGTCTCGCCAAGTTCCAGCAGCGAAATCAAAAATTGCATAACCAAGAAGTACTCAAAGATGAATACTTGAGAAATGTCTGTCAAGAGTTACGTACACCTCTAACGCACATGAAAACAGCACTTTCGCTGTTGAATTCACCTGCTCTCAAACCTCCCCAGCGTCAACGTTATTTACAGATGCTCAAACGAGAGTGCGATCGCCAAAGTTCCCTGATTACTGGTTTATTGGATTTGGTATATCTAGAGCAAAATTTGGCGGAGACTCCCCTAGAGTTAGTACGTCTCTCGGATATTGTGCCTGGAGTAGTCAGCACCTACCAGCCTGTAGCCCAGGAAAAAGGTATAATGTTAGGCTACACTGTACCCTCTGAACTCCCATTTGTGAGATGTGTCAGTGGAGGACTCAAGCTGATTGTGATTAATCTACTGCACAACAGCATTAAATTTACCCCCAATGGCGGTCAAGTGTCGGTAAAAGCGCGAATTCAGGGCGTTAATGTCCAATTGGAATTTCGCGACACAGGTATAGGTATTGCGGAAAGCGAAATCCCGAAAATCTTTGACAGCTTTTATCGAGTGCGTTCAGGGATAACAGAAGACTCTAGTGGACCTGGATTGGGCTTGACAATTGTCCAGCAGTTACTTTGGCGTAGTGGTGGTTCTATTTCTGTCAAAAGTAAGTTGTCTGAAGGTTCAACTTTTACAGTTCAGTTGACGACGGTCAGCAATTGA
- a CDS encoding TetR/AcrR family transcriptional regulator, with amino-acid sequence MDEKLQNLINEVCRHPDPSPERQKALNRLLINIQQIPGIYKSSHQDYLDALNRTWEWFCKNICKFEARSPSLQQSVVTWINGYLKWRIKDLHLPDSNYTISLDTPIGGDEGKETTRLDLLPSLTLDLLEQKIAKIQEKQNQTLSNRIRKYIEQDENGNLTAISPKKCPECHCQILAIRLILEQPPHKIADIAREFNISNQTLYSHWKNKCLPMLREIGINLGYEL; translated from the coding sequence GTGGATGAAAAACTTCAAAACCTCATTAATGAGGTATGTAGACACCCTGACCCCAGTCCAGAAAGACAGAAAGCATTAAATAGATTGCTGATCAATATTCAACAAATCCCTGGGATCTACAAGTCTTCCCACCAAGACTATTTAGACGCCTTAAATCGAACCTGGGAATGGTTCTGCAAAAACATTTGTAAATTTGAAGCGCGATCGCCTTCTTTGCAACAAAGTGTAGTCACTTGGATTAATGGCTACCTGAAATGGCGAATTAAAGATTTGCATCTCCCAGACAGTAATTATACCATCAGTTTAGACACACCCATCGGGGGCGATGAAGGTAAAGAAACAACTCGGTTGGATTTATTACCCAGTCTGACCTTAGACTTGCTAGAGCAAAAAATTGCCAAAATCCAAGAAAAGCAAAATCAGACTCTGAGTAACCGAATTAGAAAATACATCGAACAAGATGAAAACGGCAATTTAACAGCTATTTCTCCCAAAAAATGCCCAGAATGCCATTGTCAGATATTGGCAATACGCTTAATTTTAGAACAACCGCCTCATAAAATCGCTGATATTGCCAGAGAGTTTAATATAAGTAACCAAACTCTCTACTCCCATTGGAAGAACAAGTGTCTTCCGATGTTACGAGAAATTGGCATTAATTTGGGATATGAACTTTGA
- a CDS encoding DUF1822 family protein: protein MKTTEAQHLSVPITKKAHLWATEFAAQQDNPQKGKQVYLNTLAVYAVHSYLKWLKIDTALNQSDSWRRGLREIFNVADLILPGVGKLECRPVLPGETEIILPAETTSDRIGYIGVQFSQHLDFVELLGFTPAMVMSETPQTLQIAQLQSFDALINIIHKQKLLVNLRQWVGGIFAADWQSPELVLASNFITRYTTTRSKAISRAKVIDIGRQILLLVQLTPTASEVFDIRLRVYPGEDSIHLPANLQLIIIDEAGNPCMEAQARNADDWIQLEFSCQHEEKFSVKMVLDGTCLTEEFVV, encoded by the coding sequence ATGAAAACCACAGAAGCACAACATTTAAGCGTCCCCATCACCAAAAAAGCCCACCTTTGGGCTACAGAATTTGCTGCCCAACAAGATAACCCCCAAAAGGGAAAACAAGTTTATCTCAATACTTTAGCAGTATATGCCGTTCACAGTTACCTCAAATGGCTGAAAATTGACACAGCGCTGAATCAAAGCGACAGCTGGCGTCGTGGTTTAAGAGAAATTTTTAATGTTGCTGACCTGATTTTACCTGGTGTAGGTAAGCTGGAATGTCGTCCCGTGTTACCCGGTGAAACGGAGATAATTTTGCCGGCAGAGACAACATCTGACAGAATTGGTTATATAGGCGTTCAATTTAGTCAGCATTTAGACTTTGTAGAATTGTTGGGATTTACCCCAGCAATGGTGATGAGTGAAACACCACAAACACTGCAAATAGCACAACTGCAATCTTTCGATGCCCTGATTAATATTATACATAAACAAAAGCTACTGGTAAATCTGCGTCAATGGGTTGGAGGCATATTTGCTGCCGATTGGCAATCCCCAGAGTTGGTACTAGCTAGTAATTTTATCACCAGATATACCACAACCCGCTCCAAAGCCATTAGTCGAGCCAAAGTGATTGATATAGGAAGACAAATACTATTGTTAGTGCAATTAACCCCCACAGCCAGTGAAGTTTTTGATATTCGCCTGCGAGTGTATCCTGGTGAAGATTCTATCCATTTGCCAGCAAATTTACAACTGATAATTATCGATGAAGCGGGAAATCCTTGTATGGAAGCACAAGCCAGAAATGCAGATGACTGGATACAACTAGAATTTAGCTGTCAGCACGAAGAAAAGTTCAGTGTCAAAATGGTATTAGACGGGACTTGTTTAACCGAAGAATTTGTTGTTTAA
- a CDS encoding glutaredoxin family protein, whose protein sequence is MRLILYTKPGCHLCEGLLEKLEKIENLQFELELRDITTRDDWYNAYQYEVPVLYLSNRQEAQDSQKESDVFEKPLPRPSPRATVQQLEQMLRKCLAN, encoded by the coding sequence ATGCGATTAATTTTATACACTAAGCCTGGATGTCATCTGTGTGAGGGTTTGCTGGAAAAGCTGGAAAAAATCGAAAATCTCCAGTTTGAGTTGGAACTTCGGGATATTACGACTCGTGATGATTGGTACAATGCCTATCAGTATGAAGTCCCGGTTTTGTATTTATCGAACCGTCAAGAAGCACAGGACAGCCAAAAAGAGTCAGATGTATTTGAGAAACCTTTGCCACGTCCTTCGCCTCGTGCTACTGTGCAGCAGTTGGAACAAATGCTACGCAAGTGTTTAGCCAACTAG
- a CDS encoding substrate-binding domain-containing protein, with protein MAIVKLKIRPAPDEGFLVILTAKNLETEGFLPSLPPELTSSYEGWQSAYRQINDVRSCMTELRLTPKKVINYSPGEYIVGVKEHLNQWLNVGDSRWRPIRDGLIAIAKELHGLNEEINFIIDVKDINLRRLPWQEWSLFEKYYPQAEIALSAPKNSNTQSGKLDTKRTNDRILVIVGRSDGINTQKDLNIIQELEKYGVEIVYLLQPSREELQETLRDEKGYNIFVFTGHSGSQEDGQIGWIELNAQDSLSIEDFKKALKKAIKRGLQLAIFNSCDGLGLANQLAELQLPQIIVMREPVPDRVAVEFLRYFFQELTQNNSLFTSVHEARNRLEHFESQYPGAMWLPTICIEPNTKPFTFPPPAPPPKPEIPPERVIDQESKNPPIQKQKNIKPWLLIGLVSLCVGGVVVWLCILPSPPSGKFRYGGSTSWAPIRSKVDEKIKEKWPEFQLSYYQRPGTSGGSVPGIQMLLDGDISFAQSSRIVDDDEFKNAKDKDFKLKPVRIAIDAIAIVIHPSLNISSLSVEQLKGIYTGQITNWQQVGGPDLIITPYTRSQDGGTTKVFQKYVLQDDNFGANIKEISDTTSTLQQVGKNPNNGGIYYASAAEVINQCSVKTIRIKVAGGKEIAVDTPGVKPGEKCPWQHNKLNFTAVKNNEYPMTRYLYVIIKEDGQVDEKVGEFYANYLLSNEGQNLIEQAGFVRVR; from the coding sequence ATGGCTATAGTTAAGTTGAAAATCAGACCAGCTCCCGATGAGGGATTCCTGGTGATTCTGACGGCGAAGAATCTGGAAACTGAAGGATTTCTGCCTAGTTTACCACCAGAGTTGACATCATCTTACGAAGGCTGGCAGTCAGCCTATCGTCAAATCAACGATGTGCGATCGTGCATGACAGAATTACGCCTGACACCGAAAAAGGTGATAAATTATTCCCCAGGGGAATACATTGTAGGGGTAAAAGAGCATTTAAATCAATGGCTTAACGTTGGGGATAGCAGATGGCGACCAATTCGGGATGGATTAATTGCGATCGCCAAAGAATTGCATGGTTTAAATGAAGAAATTAACTTCATTATTGATGTTAAAGATATCAACTTACGCCGCCTTCCTTGGCAAGAGTGGAGTTTATTTGAAAAATACTATCCCCAAGCCGAAATTGCTCTGAGTGCGCCCAAAAACTCAAATACACAGTCTGGCAAGCTAGATACAAAACGTACAAATGATAGAATTTTAGTTATTGTTGGTAGAAGTGACGGTATTAATACTCAAAAAGACTTAAATATCATTCAAGAACTAGAAAAATATGGAGTTGAAATAGTCTATCTCTTACAGCCTAGCCGTGAAGAATTACAGGAGACACTTAGGGATGAAAAAGGCTATAATATTTTCGTCTTTACCGGACATAGTGGTAGTCAAGAAGACGGGCAAATAGGTTGGATTGAACTCAACGCTCAAGATAGTTTAAGTATTGAAGATTTTAAAAAAGCTTTGAAGAAAGCTATTAAGCGAGGATTACAATTAGCAATTTTTAATTCCTGTGATGGTTTGGGGTTAGCGAACCAACTAGCAGAACTGCAGTTACCTCAGATTATTGTCATGCGCGAACCCGTACCAGACCGAGTAGCGGTAGAATTTTTGAGGTACTTTTTCCAAGAATTGACCCAGAATAATTCCCTGTTTACTTCCGTCCACGAAGCACGCAACCGCCTAGAACATTTTGAGTCTCAATACCCTGGTGCAATGTGGCTACCCACAATTTGTATTGAACCCAATACCAAACCTTTCACTTTCCCGCCACCAGCGCCACCACCAAAGCCTGAAATTCCTCCAGAACGGGTGATTGATCAAGAATCGAAAAATCCACCCATTCAGAAACAAAAAAACATCAAACCGTGGCTATTAATTGGCTTAGTAAGTTTGTGTGTTGGCGGTGTTGTGGTTTGGTTATGTATTCTCCCATCGCCTCCTTCCGGTAAATTTCGCTATGGTGGTAGCACATCTTGGGCACCAATTAGAAGCAAAGTAGATGAGAAGATCAAAGAGAAATGGCCTGAATTTCAACTGAGCTATTATCAACGACCTGGTACATCAGGAGGTTCAGTACCAGGAATCCAGATGTTATTGGATGGTGACATATCTTTTGCTCAATCTTCAAGAATTGTCGATGATGATGAATTCAAAAATGCTAAGGATAAAGACTTCAAACTTAAGCCAGTTCGGATAGCAATTGATGCTATTGCTATCGTGATTCACCCCAGCTTAAATATTTCTAGCTTGAGTGTAGAGCAACTCAAAGGTATTTACACAGGTCAAATCACCAATTGGCAACAAGTGGGTGGTCCCGATCTTATCATTACACCATACACTCGTTCCCAAGACGGTGGTACAACTAAAGTTTTCCAAAAATATGTTTTACAAGATGATAATTTTGGAGCCAATATTAAGGAGATTTCTGATACAACTTCAACATTACAGCAAGTAGGAAAAAACCCTAATAATGGGGGAATTTATTATGCGTCTGCGGCTGAAGTAATTAACCAATGCAGCGTTAAAACTATACGAATTAAGGTTGCTGGGGGGAAAGAAATTGCTGTAGATACACCTGGAGTTAAACCAGGAGAAAAATGTCCTTGGCAACATAATAAACTGAATTTTACAGCGGTCAAAAATAATGAATATCCGATGACTCGTTACCTGTATGTGATTATTAAAGAAGATGGTCAGGTGGATGAAAAAGTCGGAGAATTTTACGCCAATTATCTGTTGAGTAATGAAGGACAAAATTTAATTGAGCAAGCTGGGTTTGTGCGAGTCCGTTAG
- a CDS encoding UDP-N-acetylmuramoyl-L-alanyl-D-glutamate--2,6-diaminopimelate ligase, giving the protein MKLRELLAAVDGWENVPHNSAGDDAEVTGLKTNSHACGVGDLFIGMPGTRVDGGEFWPSAIASGAVAAIISPEAAKKQPPTSEAMVVTGSNMTQVCAQLASVFYGYPGQKLKLVGVTGTNGKTTTTHLIEYLLDKANRPTALMGTLYTRWPGFEQTAVHTTPFAVELQQQLGEAVNAGCELGVMEVSSHALAQGRVLGCKFEVAVFSNLTQDHLDYHRDMEDYFAAKSLLFSADYLQGRAIINADDAYGGRLIASLSPERVWSYSVNNPTADLWLSDLSYQPNGVSGTLHTPRGTVAFRSPLVGQYNLENLLAAVGAVLHLGVDLQLVAAAIGEFPGVPGRMERVQIQPDQDISVIVDYAHTPDSLENLLKAARPFIPGKVICVFGCGGDRDRTKRPKMGKIAAELADLAVVTSDNPRTEDPERILQDVLAGIPDTIQPIVNGDRASAIRTAILQAQPGDGVLLAGKGHEDYQILGTEKIHFDDREHARDALQTRLNIQG; this is encoded by the coding sequence ATGAAATTGCGGGAATTACTAGCTGCGGTAGATGGTTGGGAAAATGTGCCTCATAATTCTGCTGGGGACGATGCAGAAGTTACAGGCTTGAAAACGAATTCCCATGCTTGCGGTGTGGGAGATTTATTTATAGGGATGCCGGGAACGCGGGTGGATGGTGGAGAATTTTGGCCAAGTGCGATCGCCTCGGGTGCGGTGGCTGCTATTATTTCTCCTGAAGCTGCAAAAAAACAGCCGCCTACCTCTGAGGCTATGGTGGTCACTGGGTCTAATATGACTCAAGTCTGTGCCCAATTAGCTAGTGTTTTTTATGGTTATCCTGGGCAAAAACTGAAGTTGGTGGGTGTGACTGGTACCAATGGTAAGACTACGACCACTCATTTGATTGAATATCTCCTAGACAAAGCCAATCGACCCACGGCTTTGATGGGAACTCTCTACACTCGTTGGCCTGGTTTTGAGCAAACTGCTGTCCATACGACGCCGTTTGCTGTAGAATTGCAACAGCAGTTGGGCGAAGCTGTCAATGCTGGTTGTGAGTTGGGTGTGATGGAAGTTAGTTCCCACGCTTTGGCTCAAGGTCGTGTTTTGGGTTGTAAGTTTGAGGTGGCTGTATTCAGCAATCTGACTCAAGACCATCTGGATTATCACCGCGATATGGAAGATTATTTCGCGGCTAAGTCTTTGTTGTTCAGTGCTGATTATCTTCAAGGACGGGCGATAATTAATGCTGATGATGCTTACGGTGGGCGATTAATTGCGTCCTTGAGTCCAGAACGGGTGTGGAGTTATAGTGTTAACAATCCCACCGCTGATTTGTGGTTGAGTGATTTGAGTTATCAGCCGAATGGTGTTAGCGGTACTTTGCATACACCTAGGGGGACTGTTGCTTTCCGTTCGCCGCTAGTTGGTCAATATAATTTAGAAAATCTGTTGGCGGCGGTCGGTGCGGTGTTACATTTGGGTGTAGATTTGCAGTTAGTGGCTGCAGCTATCGGTGAGTTTCCCGGTGTTCCTGGACGGATGGAACGGGTACAAATTCAGCCTGACCAAGATATTAGCGTGATTGTGGATTATGCCCATACACCAGATAGTTTGGAGAATTTGCTCAAAGCAGCTCGGCCGTTTATTCCTGGTAAGGTAATTTGTGTGTTTGGCTGTGGTGGAGATCGCGATCGCACTAAGCGCCCGAAAATGGGTAAAATCGCCGCTGAATTAGCTGATCTGGCGGTGGTGACTTCCGATAATCCCCGCACTGAAGACCCAGAACGGATTTTGCAAGATGTTTTGGCGGGTATTCCTGATACCATTCAACCAATAGTCAATGGCGATCGCGCTTCTGCAATTCGTACCGCTATTTTACAAGCTCAACCCGGTGATGGGGTCTTACTCGCTGGTAAAGGTCACGAAGATTACCAAATTCTCGGCACAGAGAAAATTCACTTTGATGACAGAGAACACGCACGCGATGCTTTACAAACCAGACTGAATATACAAGGTTAA
- a CDS encoding RNA-guided endonuclease TnpB family protein: protein MEKAYRYRFYPTAEQEQILRRTIGCVRLVFNKALASRTEAWYERQERVDYVQTSTMLTQWKKLEDLQFLNEVSCVPLQQGLRHLQTAFTNFFAGRAKYPNFKKKRSGGSAEFTKSAFRWKDGQVYLAKCSEPLPIKWSRQLPNGCEPSTITVKLEPSGRWFVSLRINDPTDETMQPIDSAVGMDVGVSSLVTLSTGEKIANPKAFNKHYQKLRKAQKSLSRKQKSSRNRDKARLKVARIQAKISDSRKDHLHKLTTRLIRENQTIVVEDLAVKNMVKNPQLARAISDAAWGELVRQLEYKAKWYGRTLVKIDRWFPSSKRCLNCGHVVEKLPLSIREWDCPNCGTHHDRDINAAKNILAAGLAVTVCGANIRPDGHKSKGQLRKTSNGRKQKPKS, encoded by the coding sequence ATGGAAAAAGCCTACCGCTACCGTTTTTACCCAACTGCCGAGCAAGAACAAATATTGCGCCGGACAATTGGTTGTGTGCGGTTGGTTTTTAACAAAGCTTTGGCTTCCCGAACCGAGGCTTGGTATGAAAGGCAAGAACGAGTAGACTACGTTCAAACCTCCACCATGTTGACGCAGTGGAAGAAACTCGAAGACCTGCAATTTCTCAATGAGGTTAGTTGTGTACCACTGCAACAAGGCTTGAGACATCTGCAAACAGCGTTTACGAACTTCTTTGCTGGTAGGGCAAAATACCCCAACTTCAAGAAGAAACGCAGTGGTGGCAGTGCAGAGTTTACCAAGTCGGCTTTTAGATGGAAGGACGGACAAGTATATTTGGCAAAGTGTTCTGAGCCACTGCCAATTAAATGGTCTAGGCAACTGCCAAATGGGTGCGAACCTAGTACCATCACAGTTAAACTTGAGCCTTCTGGACGCTGGTTTGTCAGTTTGCGGATTAACGATCCGACTGATGAAACCATGCAGCCAATTGATAGTGCTGTAGGGATGGATGTCGGGGTGAGTAGTCTTGTAACCCTGAGTACGGGTGAAAAAATTGCTAACCCCAAAGCGTTTAACAAACACTATCAAAAGTTGCGGAAAGCGCAAAAGTCTTTGAGCCGGAAACAAAAATCTTCTCGCAACCGAGACAAAGCAAGACTCAAGGTAGCTCGCATTCAAGCTAAAATCTCTGATTCTCGAAAAGACCATTTGCACAAACTGACAACTCGGCTGATTCGTGAAAACCAAACGATAGTGGTTGAGGATCTGGCAGTTAAGAATATGGTCAAAAATCCCCAGCTCGCCCGTGCTATCAGTGATGCTGCATGGGGTGAATTGGTGAGACAACTGGAGTACAAAGCCAAGTGGTACGGACGAACCTTGGTAAAAATTGACCGATGGTTCCCCAGTTCTAAACGCTGTCTTAATTGCGGTCACGTTGTGGAAAAATTGCCGTTGAGTATCCGAGAGTGGGATTGCCCCAACTGTGGGACGCACCACGACCGGGATATCAATGCAGCTAAAAACATTTTGGCTGCAGGACTTGCAGTTACAGTCTGTGGAGCGAACATAAGACCTGATGGGCATAAGTCTAAAGGGCAGTTGCGAAAAACCAGTAATGGAAGGAAACAGAAACCTAAGTCGTGA